In Bos taurus isolate L1 Dominette 01449 registration number 42190680 breed Hereford chromosome 9, ARS-UCD2.0, whole genome shotgun sequence, a single genomic region encodes these proteins:
- the LOC786419 gene encoding LOW QUALITY PROTEIN: mitochondrial import inner membrane translocase subunit Tim10-like (The sequence of the model RefSeq protein was modified relative to this genomic sequence to represent the inferred CDS: inserted 1 base in 1 codon; substituted 1 base at 1 genomic stop codon), translating into MDPLRAXLAAELEXEMADMYNRMTSAYHRKCMPAHYKEAELSKGESVCLDPYASKYLDIHECMGKKLTELSMQDEELLKRVQQSSGPV; encoded by the exons ATGGACCCACTCAGGGCCTAGCTGGCCGCAGAGCTGG TAGAGATGGCCGACATGTACAACAGAATGACCAGTGCCTACCACCGGAAGTGCATGCCTGCCCACTACAAGGAAGCAGAGCTGTCCAAGGGCGAGTCCGTGTGCCTGGACCCGTATGCCTCCAAGTACCTGGACATCCATGAGTGCATGGGCAAGAAGTTGACAGAGTTGTCTATGCAGGATGAGGAGCTGTTGAAGAGGGTGCAGCAGAGTTCTGGGCCTGTGTGA